A section of the Streptomyces sp. SCL15-4 genome encodes:
- a CDS encoding helix-turn-helix transcriptional regulator, producing MGDQIRRVRLAHHLSQRDVCERTGIDMASYSRIEQGHASPLLDTLIRIADAIGVPLGDLVG from the coding sequence GTGGGTGATCAGATCCGCCGCGTGCGCTTGGCACACCACCTGAGCCAGCGTGATGTCTGCGAGCGGACCGGGATCGACATGGCGTCATACAGCCGCATCGAGCAGGGCCACGCCTCACCTCTGCTGGACACCTTGATCCGGATCGCCGATGCCATCGGTGTTCCTCTGGGTGATCTCGTTGGATGA
- a CDS encoding ATP-binding protein — MAVERRHLPQVRVLPRQTSAAPDARHFVIDVLKDWGLLDVLADAALVVTELVTNAVQHTETPTVRVIVRRLPSDAVRVIVIDRHPEACPDIRTAGPLATAGRGLAVVDAITKSWGYTRWPWEKQVWADLSTVEERA, encoded by the coding sequence ATGGCCGTGGAGCGCAGGCACCTGCCGCAGGTCCGCGTACTACCCCGGCAGACATCTGCCGCGCCGGACGCGCGGCACTTCGTCATCGACGTCCTCAAGGACTGGGGCCTGCTCGACGTGCTGGCCGATGCCGCGCTCGTCGTGACCGAGCTGGTGACCAACGCGGTCCAGCACACCGAGACACCGACCGTCCGGGTCATCGTTCGCCGGCTGCCGTCGGACGCCGTCCGGGTCATCGTCATCGACAGGCACCCTGAGGCCTGTCCCGACATCCGGACCGCAGGCCCCCTCGCCACCGCCGGGCGCGGGCTGGCGGTGGTGGACGCCATCACCAAGAGCTGGGGCTACACCCGCTGGCCCTGGGAGAAGCAGGTGTGGGCCGACCTGTCCACCGTTGAGGAGCGGGCATGA
- a CDS encoding helix-turn-helix domain-containing protein has product MVAADLPIGDRIRHYRGGRRQDAVAGLVGISPDYLSQIERGLKVPSLPILYALAQELGVPAAALLSDRPPAEQQPTDTAEVAVGRALLGYGPARSTAPVSSAVLRDRVEAAWRSWQSDGDRFTKAAETLPGLVADMEHAVRAARAGTDAAERRAVLRASVDLYCLLRSYLRRTGRVDLATIAADRAMRAAEDADDPLRIAAAQWNLGHVLLAADQPGEAEELALRAAEQVAGVRLPEVERTAMSGALHLVAVVGAARQRRWWEARHRLREHAARAARAVPDHSNVGWTVFGPTNVALHALSIEMEAGETGEALHTADAIDTSGLPSLEREFTFGLEVAACHSQRRDDAATLLALIGLEAIAPEDLARTALARQLVLTVIRRARAMHARQAEQLAERIGLV; this is encoded by the coding sequence ATGGTTGCAGCAGACCTCCCCATCGGGGACCGGATCCGGCACTACCGCGGAGGGCGCCGGCAGGACGCAGTCGCGGGGCTGGTCGGGATCTCTCCGGACTACCTGTCCCAGATCGAACGCGGATTGAAGGTGCCCTCGTTGCCGATCCTGTACGCGCTCGCCCAGGAGCTGGGCGTGCCCGCCGCCGCACTGCTGTCCGATCGACCACCGGCCGAACAGCAGCCCACGGACACGGCGGAAGTCGCCGTCGGCCGTGCCCTCCTCGGATACGGACCAGCCCGCAGTACGGCGCCCGTGTCTTCGGCCGTACTACGGGACCGGGTCGAGGCCGCTTGGAGGAGCTGGCAGAGCGACGGCGATCGCTTCACCAAGGCCGCCGAGACACTGCCCGGTTTGGTCGCCGACATGGAGCACGCCGTACGTGCCGCACGCGCTGGAACGGACGCGGCCGAGCGGCGCGCAGTGCTCCGCGCCTCCGTCGATCTCTACTGTCTCCTCCGCTCATATCTCCGGCGTACCGGCCGTGTCGACCTTGCCACCATCGCCGCCGACCGTGCCATGCGTGCCGCAGAGGACGCCGACGACCCGCTGCGCATCGCCGCCGCCCAGTGGAACTTGGGGCACGTACTCCTCGCCGCCGACCAGCCTGGTGAAGCAGAGGAACTGGCGCTGCGAGCAGCCGAGCAGGTGGCCGGCGTACGGCTGCCTGAGGTCGAGCGGACCGCGATGAGCGGCGCGCTTCATCTTGTTGCCGTGGTGGGCGCGGCACGTCAACGGCGCTGGTGGGAAGCCCGACACCGATTGCGGGAGCACGCGGCGCGGGCGGCTCGTGCGGTACCTGACCACAGCAACGTCGGCTGGACCGTGTTCGGTCCCACCAACGTGGCACTTCATGCGCTGTCCATCGAGATGGAGGCCGGCGAGACGGGCGAGGCGCTGCACACCGCCGATGCCATCGACACCAGCGGTCTGCCGAGTCTGGAACGGGAGTTCACGTTCGGTCTTGAGGTGGCAGCGTGCCACAGCCAGCGGCGAGATGACGCCGCAACCCTGTTGGCCCTGATCGGCCTTGAGGCGATCGCACCAGAAGATCTCGCGCGGACCGCGCTCGCGCGCCAGCTGGTGCTGACGGTGATCCGGCGGGCCCGGGCGATGCACGCACGCCAGGCCGAGCAGCTGGCGGAGAGGATCGGCCTGGTCTGA
- a CDS encoding HAD family hydrolase gives MLELVLWDIDHTLMATGGFGRELWAEAFKQVTGLELREQASVTGSTERVILRETARLHGVPFSEALFVRFADALGAVHVRRAAELRERGHALAGAAGVLAALAERGVRQSVVTGNVRLAAEVKLATFGLDSYLNLDHGAYGEDGEGRPELLREALARADVGAPAAVFLGDTPADVTGGRDAGVRVVAVATGKTPAAELREAGADVVLSGLADTEQVLDVIVA, from the coding sequence GTGCTGGAACTGGTGCTGTGGGACATCGACCACACGCTGATGGCGACGGGCGGGTTCGGCCGAGAGCTGTGGGCCGAGGCATTCAAGCAGGTGACAGGGCTGGAGCTGCGAGAACAGGCGTCGGTGACGGGATCGACGGAGCGGGTGATCCTGCGCGAGACCGCCCGGCTGCACGGCGTCCCTTTCAGCGAGGCCCTGTTCGTCCGTTTCGCTGACGCACTGGGCGCTGTGCACGTCCGGCGGGCGGCCGAACTGCGGGAGCGGGGGCACGCACTGGCCGGCGCAGCGGGCGTTCTGGCGGCCCTCGCCGAGCGAGGCGTACGGCAGTCGGTGGTGACGGGCAACGTTCGCCTGGCGGCCGAGGTCAAGCTGGCGACGTTCGGACTGGACTCGTACCTGAACCTGGACCACGGGGCGTACGGCGAGGACGGAGAAGGGCGGCCGGAACTGCTGCGCGAGGCCCTGGCGCGCGCGGACGTAGGGGCACCAGCGGCGGTGTTCCTCGGGGACACCCCGGCCGACGTGACGGGTGGCCGCGACGCCGGCGTACGTGTGGTGGCGGTCGCGACAGGGAAGACACCAGCGGCCGAGCTGAGGGAAGCGGGCGCCGACGTCGTGCTGAGCGGCCTAGCCGACACCGAGCAGGTCCTCGACGTGATTGTGGCATGA
- a CDS encoding peptidoglycan-binding protein: MRLVTRKALGWPASAAPLQATTRGVKVHYEGTPVSRNLLTDHAACIAEWQAIRRSHLANTKENYSDIAYNYGACPHGYLLEGRGIGRRTGANGNQPLNISHYAIVGLVGDEGLTEPTDEMLGAIRDGIELLRAHGAEDEILGHKDGYPTACPGGPLYAWVKKGAPRPAGTGGGPAPNGPKYEPFPGAQLFMAGSKPAIGRSSKIFTAMGKRLIARGFGRYYRVGAGPTLGEADVKAYEAYQRSLGYSGADARWPPGPTSWAKLHVPNV; the protein is encoded by the coding sequence ATGAGACTCGTCACCCGCAAGGCGCTGGGCTGGCCGGCGTCGGCCGCCCCGCTACAGGCGACCACCCGCGGCGTGAAGGTCCACTACGAGGGCACGCCGGTCAGCCGGAACCTGCTGACCGACCACGCCGCGTGCATCGCGGAGTGGCAGGCGATCCGCCGCTCCCACCTGGCGAACACCAAGGAGAACTACTCCGACATCGCCTACAACTACGGGGCCTGCCCGCACGGCTACCTCCTCGAGGGCCGCGGCATCGGCCGGCGGACCGGCGCCAACGGCAACCAGCCGCTGAACATCTCGCACTACGCGATCGTCGGCCTGGTCGGCGACGAGGGCCTGACCGAGCCGACCGACGAGATGCTGGGCGCGATCCGCGACGGCATCGAGCTGCTGCGCGCACACGGCGCCGAGGACGAGATCCTGGGGCACAAGGACGGCTACCCGACCGCGTGCCCGGGCGGGCCGCTGTACGCGTGGGTGAAGAAGGGCGCGCCCCGTCCGGCCGGGACCGGCGGCGGCCCCGCCCCCAACGGGCCGAAGTACGAGCCGTTCCCAGGCGCGCAGCTGTTCATGGCCGGTAGCAAGCCCGCCATCGGCCGGTCCTCGAAGATCTTCACCGCGATGGGCAAGCGGCTCATCGCGCGCGGCTTCGGTCGGTACTACCGGGTCGGTGCCGGGCCCACGCTCGGCGAGGCCGACGTCAAGGCGTACGAGGCGTACCAGCGGTCCCTCGGCTACAGCGGCGCGGACGCCCGGTGGCCACCCGGCCCCACGTCCTGGGCCAAGCTCCACGTCCCCAACGTCTGA